One window of the Saccopteryx bilineata isolate mSacBil1 chromosome 2, mSacBil1_pri_phased_curated, whole genome shotgun sequence genome contains the following:
- the KCNJ15 gene encoding ATP-sensitive inward rectifier potassium channel 15, protein MDPIHLSVSSAPLVKHTAGAGLKTHRPRVMSKSGHSNVRIDKVDGIYLLYLQDLWTTVIDMKWRYKLTLFAATFVMTWFLFGVIYYAIAFIHGDLEPEGPISNHTPCIMKVDSLTGAFLFSLESQTTIGYGVRSITEECPHAIFLLVAQLVITTLIEIFITGTFLAKIARPKKRAETIKFSHCAVITKQNGKLCLVIQVANMRKSLLIQCQLSGKLLQTHVTKEGERILLNQATVKFHVDSSSESPFLILPLTFYHVLDEASPLRDLTPQNLKEKDFELVVLLNATVESTSAVCQSRTSYIPEEIHWGFEFVPVVSLSKNGKYVADFSQFEQIRKSLDCTFYCADSEKQKLEEKYRQEDQRERELRTLLLQQSNV, encoded by the coding sequence ATGGACCCAATTCACCTTAGTGTGTCCAGTGCTCCCCTGGTAAAGCACACAGCGGGAGCAGGACTCAAGACCCATAGACCCCGAGTCATGTCCAAGAGTGGACACAGCAATGTGAGAATTGACAAGGTGGACGGCATATACCTACTCTACCTCCAAGACTTGTGGACGACGGTGATCGACATGAAGTGGAGATACAAACTCACCCTGTTTGCTGCCACGTTCGTGATGACCTGGTTCCTTTTTGGAGTGATCTACTATGCCATCGCCTTTATTCATGGGGACTTAGAGCCAGAGGGACCTATTTCAAATCACACCCCCTGCATCATGAAAGTGGACTCACTTACGGGAGCGTTCCTCTTCTCCCTCGAGTCCCAGACAACCATTGGCTATGGCGTCCGCTCCATCACAGAGGAATGCCCTCATGCCATTTTCCTGCTGGTTGCTCAGCTGGTCATCACGACCTTGATTGAGATCTTCATCACAGGCACCTTCCTGGCCAAGATCGCCAGACCCAAAAAGCGGGCGGAGACCATCAAGTTCAGCCACTGTGCTGTCATCACCAAGCAGAATGGGAAGCTGTGCTTGGTAATCCAGGTGGCCAACATGAGGAAGAGCCTTCTGATTCAGTGCCAGCTTTCCGGCAAGCTCCTCCAGACCCACGTCACCAAGGAAGGGGAGCGGATCCTCCTCAACCAAGCCACTGTCAAATTCCACGTGGACTCCTCTTCAGAGAGCCCCTTCCTCATTTTGCCCTTGACATTCTACCACGTGCTGGATGAGGCCAGCCCCCTGAGAGATCTCACGCCCCAGAACCTGAAGGAGAAGGACTTTGAACTTGTGGTCCTACTCAACGCCACCGTGGAGTCCACCAGCGCCGTCTGCCAGAGCCGCACATCCTACATCCCGGAGGAGATCCACTGGGGCTTTGAGTTTGTGCCTGtggtctctctctccaaaaacgGAAAGTACGTGGCTGACTTCAGTCAGTTTGAACAGATCCGGAAGAGCCTCGATTGCACGTTTTACTGCGCGGATTCGGAGAAGCAGAAACTGGAGGAGAAGTACAGGCAGGAGGATCAGAGGGAGAGGGAACTGAGAACTCTCttgttacaacagagcaatgtctgA